In Massilistercora timonensis, the following are encoded in one genomic region:
- a CDS encoding KH domain-containing protein, with product MKELVEVIAKSLVDDPDSVVVTEREEKKATVLELRVADSDMGKVIGKQGRIAKAIRAVVKAAAAKEDKKVIVDIMD from the coding sequence ATGAAAGAACTGGTTGAAGTGATCGCCAAATCTTTGGTTGACGATCCCGACAGCGTCGTAGTGACGGAGCGGGAAGAGAAGAAGGCCACAGTCCTGGAGCTTCGGGTGGCGGATTCCGATATGGGAAAGGTTATCGGCAAGCAGGGGCGCATCGCGAAAGCGATCCGCGCGGTGGTCAAAGCAGCGGCAGCCAAAGAAGACAAGAAAGTGATCGTAGATATTATGGACTAA
- a CDS encoding chorion class high-cysteine HCB protein 13, whose amino-acid sequence MSDLSATNCGCGCDAAPRRGDCGCGFGGNNCLWIILLLCCCGGCSNGFGGNDNCLWIILLLCCCGGFGGGYNDCGC is encoded by the coding sequence ATGAGCGATTTAAGTGCTACAAACTGTGGCTGCGGTTGTGACGCCGCTCCGAGACGTGGAGACTGTGGATGTGGATTTGGCGGAAATAACTGCCTGTGGATCATCCTGCTTCTGTGCTGCTGCGGTGGCTGCAGCAACGGATTCGGCGGAAACGACAACTGCCTGTGGATCATCCTGCTCCTGTGCTGCTGCGGCGGCTTTGGCGGCGGATACAATGATTGTGGCTGCTAA
- the rimM gene encoding ribosome maturation factor RimM (Essential for efficient processing of 16S rRNA), with product MEELLQVGVITSTHGIRGEVKVFPTTDDPGRFRDLKKVLLDTGKEKRPLEVESARFFKQFVILKFKGIDNINDVEGYRRCPLLVERADAVPLGTDEYFIADMIGLAVEEEDGTPFGRLTDVITTGANDVYVVESPEHGEVLIPAIKECIREVSVPEGKMKIRLMDGLI from the coding sequence ATGGAAGAGTTATTACAGGTGGGAGTGATCACTTCCACTCACGGCATCCGGGGAGAGGTAAAGGTATTCCCCACCACAGACGACCCCGGGCGGTTCCGGGATCTTAAGAAGGTGCTCCTGGACACAGGGAAGGAAAAACGACCCCTGGAGGTGGAGTCGGCCCGTTTCTTCAAGCAGTTTGTGATCCTGAAGTTTAAAGGGATCGACAACATCAACGATGTGGAGGGTTACCGCAGGTGTCCCCTTCTGGTGGAGCGGGCGGACGCGGTGCCTCTTGGCACGGACGAGTACTTTATCGCGGACATGATCGGCCTTGCGGTGGAAGAAGAGGACGGGACGCCCTTCGGGCGGCTTACCGATGTGATCACCACCGGGGCAAATGATGTGTACGTGGTGGAGAGCCCGGAACACGGGGAGGTGCTGATCCCGGCCATCAAAGAATGTATCCGGGAAGTGTCTGTCCCGGAGGGAAAGATGAAGATCCGTCTCATGGACGGGCTGATCTAA
- the rpsP gene encoding 30S ribosomal protein S16 produces the protein MAVKIRLRRMGQKKAPFYRIVVADSRSPRDGKFIAEIGTYDPNCEPSAISVNEEEAKKWLNTGAQPTETVSKIFKAAGIEK, from the coding sequence ATGGCAGTAAAGATCAGATTAAGAAGAATGGGACAGAAGAAGGCTCCTTTCTATAGAATCGTAGTAGCTGATTCCAGATCACCAAGAGACGGCAAGTTCATCGCCGAGATCGGAACCTACGATCCCAACTGTGAGCCCAGCGCGATTTCCGTTAATGAGGAAGAGGCCAAGAAATGGCTGAACACAGGCGCGCAGCCGACAGAGACAGTAAGCAAGATCTTCAAAGCGGCAGGAATTGAGAAATAA
- a CDS encoding S8 family peptidase, translating to MDRVKQAVHYWCADTKKGSCMGQDVTVAILDSGLAPHPDFQGRVAAFQDFVEGRREAYDDNGHGTHVAGILAGDGRMSRGVFAGMAPKAKLVALKVLDHKGEGNMRQILEGICWLMKHAGELGVRVVNISVGARAGLNEEKENWLIDAVERLWDAGITVVVSAGNYGPKEGTIAIPGNSRKVITVGALGTPREGEGCSGRGPTEACVVKPDLVAPGYRIISCSNTPARYRRPYAIKSGTSMATPVVAGACAMLLSKYSDITNAEIKLKLRESCQRAETAQGWGLLDVERLLGTWYF from the coding sequence ATGGACCGAGTGAAACAGGCAGTGCACTACTGGTGCGCGGATACGAAGAAGGGAAGCTGTATGGGGCAGGATGTGACTGTGGCCATTTTAGATAGCGGGCTTGCGCCTCACCCGGATTTTCAGGGGCGGGTGGCGGCGTTTCAGGATTTTGTGGAAGGAAGGAGGGAGGCTTACGACGACAACGGACACGGGACCCATGTGGCCGGGATCCTGGCCGGGGACGGCAGGATGTCCAGGGGCGTGTTCGCCGGGATGGCGCCCAAGGCGAAGCTGGTGGCGCTTAAAGTGCTGGATCATAAAGGAGAGGGCAATATGCGGCAGATCCTGGAGGGGATCTGCTGGCTGATGAAGCACGCAGGGGAGCTGGGAGTGCGGGTGGTGAATATCTCCGTGGGCGCCCGGGCCGGGCTGAACGAAGAAAAGGAGAACTGGCTCATCGACGCGGTGGAGCGGCTGTGGGACGCGGGGATCACCGTGGTGGTGTCCGCCGGGAACTACGGGCCTAAGGAGGGTACCATCGCCATCCCCGGCAACAGCCGTAAGGTGATCACCGTGGGAGCCCTGGGGACGCCCCGGGAAGGGGAGGGGTGCTCCGGCCGGGGGCCCACAGAAGCCTGCGTGGTCAAGCCGGATCTGGTGGCCCCCGGCTACCGGATTATCTCCTGCAGCAATACCCCTGCGCGGTACAGGCGGCCCTACGCCATCAAAAGCGGTACCTCCATGGCCACCCCGGTGGTGGCAGGGGCCTGCGCCATGCTTCTGTCCAAATATTCAGACATTACCAACGCAGAAATAAAACTGAAATTGCGGGAAAGCTGCCAGAGGGCGGAAACCGCCCAGGGATGGGGCTTACTGGACGTGGAACGATTGTTGGGGACGTGGTATTTTTAA
- the ylxM gene encoding YlxM family DNA-binding protein: MNEILKQALLFDFYGELLTDHQKEIYGQFLLDDLSPAEIGRETGVSRQGVHDLIRRCSQTLGGYEEKLHLVERFLAVKDKVKQIDDLLDRYESDGDREALGEIRRISGEIIEDL; the protein is encoded by the coding sequence ATGAATGAGATTCTTAAGCAGGCGTTGCTTTTTGATTTCTATGGGGAGCTGCTGACGGATCACCAGAAGGAGATCTACGGGCAGTTTCTTCTGGACGACTTGTCTCCGGCGGAGATCGGCAGGGAGACGGGCGTCAGCCGGCAGGGTGTGCACGACCTGATCCGCCGCTGTTCTCAGACACTTGGCGGATATGAGGAGAAGCTCCACCTGGTGGAGCGGTTCCTGGCGGTGAAGGACAAGGTGAAGCAGATTGACGACCTTCTGGACCGGTACGAGAGCGACGGGGACCGGGAGGCGCTTGGGGAGATCCGGAGGATCTCCGGAGAGATTATTGAGGATCTGTAG
- the ffh gene encoding signal recognition particle protein encodes MAFDSLTEKLQNIFKNLRGKGRLTEDDVKEAMKEIKRALLAADVNFKVVKDFIKNVQERAIGQDVMNGLNPGQMVVKIVNEELVKLMGSETTEIQLQPGNSPTVILMAGLQGAGKTTTAAKLAGKFKLKGKKPLLVACDVYRPAAIKQLQVNGEKQGVEVFSMGENHKPANIAKAALEHAQKNGNNIIILDTAGRLHIDEDMMEELTQIKEAVTVHQTILVIDAMTGQDAVNVAKEFNEKAGVDGVIVTKLDGDTRGGAALSVKAVTGKPILYAGMGEKLSDLEQFHPDRMASRILGMGDVLTLIEKAEAEIDEEKAKEMSKKLKKAQFDFEDYLESMQQMKKMGGLGSIMSMMPGLGGMGPMGGMGKKGISEEQTAQAERSMARMEAMIYSMTTEERRNPDLLNPSRKHRIARGAGVDISEVNRMVKQFAEMKKMMKMLGKGGKRRKFGMPF; translated from the coding sequence ATGGCATTTGACAGTCTGACAGAAAAACTTCAGAATATATTCAAGAACCTGCGGGGCAAGGGACGGCTCACCGAGGACGACGTGAAAGAGGCCATGAAGGAGATTAAAAGAGCCCTTCTGGCGGCGGACGTAAACTTCAAGGTGGTCAAGGACTTTATTAAGAATGTCCAGGAGCGGGCCATCGGCCAGGACGTGATGAACGGCCTGAACCCGGGCCAGATGGTGGTGAAGATCGTCAACGAGGAGCTGGTGAAGCTGATGGGCTCCGAGACCACGGAGATCCAGCTGCAGCCGGGGAATTCCCCCACGGTGATCCTGATGGCAGGCCTTCAGGGAGCCGGTAAGACCACCACAGCGGCCAAGCTTGCGGGCAAGTTCAAGCTGAAGGGCAAGAAGCCCCTTCTGGTAGCCTGTGACGTCTACCGTCCGGCAGCCATCAAGCAGCTGCAGGTGAACGGGGAGAAGCAGGGGGTGGAGGTCTTCTCCATGGGAGAGAACCACAAGCCTGCCAACATCGCAAAGGCGGCCCTGGAACATGCCCAGAAGAATGGAAATAACATCATTATCTTAGATACCGCCGGACGGCTCCACATTGACGAGGACATGATGGAGGAGCTGACCCAGATCAAGGAGGCGGTGACCGTCCATCAGACCATCCTGGTGATCGACGCCATGACCGGTCAGGATGCGGTAAATGTAGCCAAGGAGTTCAACGAGAAGGCAGGGGTTGACGGCGTCATCGTCACCAAGCTGGACGGCGACACCCGGGGCGGTGCGGCCCTGTCTGTCAAAGCCGTGACCGGCAAGCCCATCCTCTACGCCGGCATGGGGGAGAAGCTCTCCGACCTGGAGCAGTTCCATCCGGACCGAATGGCCTCCCGGATCTTAGGTATGGGCGACGTGCTGACCCTGATCGAGAAGGCAGAAGCCGAGATCGATGAAGAGAAAGCCAAAGAGATGAGCAAGAAGCTCAAGAAAGCCCAGTTCGACTTCGAGGACTACCTGGAGAGCATGCAGCAGATGAAGAAGATGGGCGGCCTTGGCAGCATCATGAGCATGATGCCCGGCCTTGGCGGCATGGGTCCCATGGGCGGCATGGGCAAGAAAGGGATCAGCGAAGAGCAGACCGCCCAGGCGGAGCGGAGCATGGCACGGATGGAAGCCATGATCTACTCTATGACCACAGAGGAGCGCAGGAACCCGGATCTTCTGAACCCGTCCAGAAAACACCGGATCGCCAGAGGCGCCGGGGTGGACATCAGCGAAGTCAACCGGATGGTGAAGCAGTTTGCCGAGATGAAGAAGATGATGAAAATGTTGGGCAAAGGCGGCAAGCGAAGGAAATTCGGCATGCCCTTCTAG
- a CDS encoding DnaJ domain-containing protein, protein MEGKTYYQILGVSSTASLAEITAAKNRLAKEYHPDVNMRKGIDTTALMQEVLEAYQILSDETTRADYDRRIAGRAAVMQTFDLHESAENEAQEDPAFVTYWKASNDLYDIVTESDALFRQKDETSRIAQLALQALRHILTLREGQIPERYWHPDIMNWLLFAWYKNRNFTTAYLLTLYDEHMKNEIPVMDKLRLKNKSMRYQHSVKRLIKY, encoded by the coding sequence ATGGAAGGGAAAACGTATTACCAGATCCTGGGGGTTTCTTCGACAGCCAGCCTGGCTGAGATCACTGCAGCCAAAAACCGGCTTGCCAAAGAGTACCACCCAGATGTAAATATGAGAAAAGGCATCGACACCACAGCGCTTATGCAGGAAGTTCTGGAAGCCTACCAGATCCTGTCCGACGAGACCACGCGGGCGGATTATGACCGCAGGATCGCAGGCCGGGCCGCCGTCATGCAGACCTTTGACCTCCATGAGAGCGCTGAAAATGAGGCCCAGGAGGACCCGGCCTTCGTCACCTACTGGAAGGCCTCCAACGACCTCTACGACATCGTCACTGAGAGCGACGCCCTCTTTCGTCAGAAAGACGAGACCAGCCGCATCGCCCAGCTGGCCCTGCAGGCCCTCCGGCATATCCTCACGCTGCGGGAGGGACAGATCCCGGAGCGCTACTGGCATCCGGACATCATGAACTGGCTGCTCTTTGCCTGGTACAAGAACCGGAACTTCACCACCGCCTATCTTCTCACCCTCTACGACGAGCACATGAAAAATGAGATCCCGGTGATGGACAAGCTGCGGCTGAAAAATAAATCCATGCGCTACCAGCACTCAGTAAAGCGGCTGATCAAATATTAA